A single window of Falco rusticolus isolate bFalRus1 chromosome 6, bFalRus1.pri, whole genome shotgun sequence DNA harbors:
- the ELOVL5 gene encoding elongation of very long chain fatty acids protein 5 isoform X2 — protein MFKECKHFGTCRMEFLDKTINSYLDVWLGPRDPRVKGWLLLENYTPTFIFSVLYLLIVWLGPKYMRNKQPFSCRGILVVYNLGLTLLSLYMFYELVTGVWEGGYNFFCQDTHSGGEADMKIIRVLWWYYFSKLIEFMDTFFFILRKNNHQITVLHVYHHATMLNIWWFVMNWVPCGHYSVCPDNLPDQLWCCLAMCISSGLAVFPDFLYDFFDYPLHKFLYSDLQQEGILEEERVSERLYGHCERVHKQLFFP, from the exons CTTGTAGAATGGAATTTCTGGATAAAACAATCAATAGCTACCTTGATGTTTGGCTTGGACCCAGAG atcCCAGAGTAAAAGGATGGCTTCTTCTGGAGAACTATACACCTACCTTTATCTTCTCAGTCTTGTACTTGCTAATCGTATGGCTAGGACCAAAGTACATGCGGAATAAGCAGCCATTCTCATGCAGGGGTATTCTAGTGGTCTACAACCTTGGACTTACACTGCTTTCTCTGTATATGTTTTATGAG CTGGTGACGGGAGTATGGGAAGGAGGATACAATTTCTTCTGTCAGGATACACACAGTGGAGGAGAAGCTGATATGAAG ATCATACGTGTCCTCTGGTGGTACTATTTCTCCAAACTCATTGAGTTCATGGAtaccttctttttcattttgcgGAAAAATAATCATCAGATCACTGTTCTGCATGTCTACCACCATGCAACAATGCTGAACATTTGGTGGTTTGTGATGAACTGGGTGCCTTGTGGTCACT atTCAGTTTGTCCTGACAATCTTCCAGACCAGCTGTGGTGTTGTTTGGCCATGTGCATTTCCTCAGGGCTGGCTGTATTTCCAGATTTCTTATATGATTTCTTTGATTATCCTCTTCACAAATTTCTATATTCAG ACTTACAACAAGAAGGCATCCTCGAGGAGGAAAGAGTATCAGAACGGCTCTACGGCCACTGTGAACGGGTACACAAACAGCTCTTCTTCCCTTGA
- the ELOVL5 gene encoding elongation of very long chain fatty acids protein 5 isoform X1, whose amino-acid sequence MEFLDKTINSYLDVWLGPRDPRVKGWLLLENYTPTFIFSVLYLLIVWLGPKYMRNKQPFSCRGILVVYNLGLTLLSLYMFYELVTGVWEGGYNFFCQDTHSGGEADMKIIRVLWWYYFSKLIEFMDTFFFILRKNNHQITVLHVYHHATMLNIWWFVMNWVPCGHSYFGATLNSFIHVLMYSYYGLSAVPAMRPYLWWKKYITQGQLIQFVLTIFQTSCGVVWPCAFPQGWLYFQISYMISLIILFTNFYIQTYNKKASSRRKEYQNGSTATVNGYTNSSSSLENNVKQRKQRKD is encoded by the exons ATGGAATTTCTGGATAAAACAATCAATAGCTACCTTGATGTTTGGCTTGGACCCAGAG atcCCAGAGTAAAAGGATGGCTTCTTCTGGAGAACTATACACCTACCTTTATCTTCTCAGTCTTGTACTTGCTAATCGTATGGCTAGGACCAAAGTACATGCGGAATAAGCAGCCATTCTCATGCAGGGGTATTCTAGTGGTCTACAACCTTGGACTTACACTGCTTTCTCTGTATATGTTTTATGAG CTGGTGACGGGAGTATGGGAAGGAGGATACAATTTCTTCTGTCAGGATACACACAGTGGAGGAGAAGCTGATATGAAG ATCATACGTGTCCTCTGGTGGTACTATTTCTCCAAACTCATTGAGTTCATGGAtaccttctttttcattttgcgGAAAAATAATCATCAGATCACTGTTCTGCATGTCTACCACCATGCAACAATGCTGAACATTTGGTGGTTTGTGATGAACTGGGTGCCTTGTGGTCACT CTTACTTTGGTGCCACACTGAACAGCTTTATCCATGTCCTCATGTACTCCTACTACGGGTTGTCTGCTGTGCCAGCAATGCGTCCTTATCTGTGGTGGAAGAAGTACATCACGCAAGGGCAGCTG atTCAGTTTGTCCTGACAATCTTCCAGACCAGCTGTGGTGTTGTTTGGCCATGTGCATTTCCTCAGGGCTGGCTGTATTTCCAGATTTCTTATATGATTTCTTTGATTATCCTCTTCACAAATTTCTATATTCAG ACTTACAACAAGAAGGCATCCTCGAGGAGGAAAGAGTATCAGAACGGCTCTACGGCCACTGTGAACGGGTACACAAACAGCTCTTCTTCCCTTGAGAACAAtgtgaaacaaaggaaacaaaggaaggaTTGA